The following coding sequences are from one Culex quinquefasciatus strain JHB chromosome 1, VPISU_Cqui_1.0_pri_paternal, whole genome shotgun sequence window:
- the LOC119765095 gene encoding LOW QUALITY PROTEIN: caskin-2-like (The sequence of the model RefSeq protein was modified relative to this genomic sequence to represent the inferred CDS: inserted 4 bases in 4 codons): MRKLSVNTGGMSRQSKSAPQAKKVMXPAVPDVYGRTNGTQQQGGDEIQVAAAAQQETPSSLMLRYDHTDYADDXGIDLTQSPGRDSPISLSGSAGSGSRHSTASLDSGRASSYLTGASTSSNRSGNGGYGTLSSPRCSVSSCSIGSGNHRLSNHSNRTDHDIISEWLMEIHFHEYTYLFLEAGYDLSTIARMTPEDLTAIGIKQPTHRERLKRHIDTLKLPDALPNYVPGSIDEWLRLLRLEEYVQPLLAQGYVTVNDVTQLTWEDLEDIGIVKLGHQKKILLAIKRVKDIISGKLGGGGQYATVPLPQATTAALHCQPTGVPLRGQFDESLEGHKQLTYSTFMRQPTDPGAYYCQQPPAISYPHVHFDGTQAIYRRSSYDDSDITPTNELGDAHHLAQMHQQHPAQHQQPYYQGGGTLPXQHQRNSYGVRLTLCQNPIGPVGTTQRQRPIAKIVANNLKLAPTSDGGPXPPYPQLGHIENVEMATAALDAMHFSNYASFPHHPLKYNPATSQPPTSQQPQPIYHNQIILQQQAAAQQQQAAAAAAAALYSNYAGQTHQTTVEIHKTQHDNKSNSSLESIDQIPFANENAGTIKQRSMNRMVDHPALHERPPTAATMLSHSSSSTSSSSSTGSITTTLAGCIQQLSPPQESAGGVAPNQNCSNSASGPGSCSTSPTQAAAAAVVGTNVLNDIGNMLANLTDELDAMLEEENRAGISDIE; this comes from the exons ATGCGAAAGCTAAGTGTCAACACGGGAGGAATGTCCAGACAATCTAAATCGGCACCGCAAGCCAAGAAGGTGA CCCCGGCTGTTCCGGACGTGTACGGAAGAACGAACGGAACGCAGCAGCAGGGTGGGGACGAGATACAGGTTGCCGCAGCGGCCCAACAGGAAACGCCTTCATCGCTAATGCTACGCTACGATCATACGGACTATGCCGATG CAGGAATTGATCTCACGCAGTCGCCCGGCCGGGACAGCCCGATCAGCTTGTCCGGATCGGCTGGTTCCGGTTCGCGGCACTCGACTGCCAGCTTGGACTCGGGCCGGGCTTCGTCGTACCTGACGGGTGCGTCCACCTCTTCGAATCGAAGCGGTAACGGAGGCTACGGAACGCTTTCGTCGCCGCGATGTTCGGTCAGCTCGTGCTCGATCGGATCGGGGAACCACCGGTTGAGCAACCACTCGAACCGAACCGATCACGACATCATCTCCGAGTGGCTGATGGAGATTCACTTCCACGAGTACACGTATCTGTTCCTGGAAGCGGGGTACGATCTGTCGACGATCGCGCGAATGACTCCGGAGGATTTGACAGCGATCGGCATCAAGCAGCCGACGCACCGAGAAAGACTGAAGCGGCACATTGACACGCTGAAGCTGCCGGATGCGTTGCCGAACTACGTGCCGGGTTCGATCGACGAGTGGTTGCGTCTGCTACGGCTTGAGGAGTACGTCCAGCCACTGCTAGCGCAGGGGTACGTAACGGTGAACGACGTTACACAGCTTACGTGGGAAGATCTGGAAGACATCGGCATCGTGAAGCTGGGTCACCAGAAGAAGATCCTCCTGGCGATCAAACGCGTCAAAGACATCATCAGCGGAAAGCTGGGCGGAGGAGGCCAATACGCTACGGTCCCGTTGCCACAGGCTACAACAGCTGCCTTGCACTGTCAACCGACTGGCGTTCCGCTCCGCGGTCAGTTTGACGAATCGCTCGAAGGTCACAAACAGCTGACCTACTCGACGTTCATGCGACAACCCACGGATCCCGGCGCGTACTACTGCCAACAACCGCCGGCCATTTCATACCCGCACGTTCACTTTGACGGCACGCAGGCCATCTACCGCCGCAGTTCGTACGACGACAGTGACATAACCCCGACGAACGAACTCGGCGACGCACATCACCTGGCGCAGATGCACCAGCAACATCCGGCCCAGCACCAGCAGCCCTACTACCAGGGCGGCGGAACCCTGC GGCAGCATCAACGCAACAGCTACGGCGTCCGGTTAACCCTGTGCCAGAACCCGATCGGTCCCGTCGGAACAACCCAACGGCAGCGACCCATAGCGAAAATTGTAGCCAATAACCTTAAGCTGGCGCCCACCTCGGACGGTGGCC GCCCTCCCTACCCGCAACTAGGCCACATCGagaacgtcgaaatggccaCGGCAGCGCTGGACGCTATGCACTTCTCCAACTACGCTTCCTTCCCGCACCATCCGCTTAAATACAATCCCGCGACGAGCCAACCTCCAACCTCCCAACAGCCCCAGCCAATCTACCACAATCAGATTATCCTCCAGCAGCAAGCCGCTGCGCAGCAACAGCAAGCCGCTGCGGCCGCCGCAGCCGCCCTCTACTCCAACTACGCCGGCCAAACGCACCAGACGACGGTCGAGATTCACAAGACCCAGCACGACAACAAGAGCAACTCCAGCCTCGAGTCGATCGACCAGATCCCGTTCGCCAACGAGAACGCCGGCACGATCAAGCAGCGCTCGATGAACCGCATGGTCGATCACCCCGCGCTGCACGAGCGGCCCCCAACCGCCGCCACCATGCTCTCCCACTCGTCGTCCTCGACGTCCTCCTCCTCGTCGACGGGTTCCATCACGACCACCCTGGCCGGCTGCATCCAGCAGCTGTCGCCGCCTCAGGAATCCGCCGGCGGCGTTGCGCCCAATCAAAATTGCTCAAACAGTGCCAGCGGGCCGGGCTCGTGCAGCACGTCGCCGACGCAGGCCGCGGCCGCTGCGGTCGTCGGAACGAACGTCCTCAACGACATCGGCAACATGCTGGCGAACCTGACGGACGAGCTGGAcgcgatgctcgaggaggagaACCGGGCCGGTATCAGCGATATAGAgtga